In Struthio camelus isolate bStrCam1 chromosome 4, bStrCam1.hap1, whole genome shotgun sequence, a genomic segment contains:
- the MRPS18C gene encoding small ribosomal subunit protein bS18m gives MAALAAAGRRLGWWAPPRRLPAALLWGRRCSSGREEVSAQADRPIEMENPYKEPPRRCVLCGINVDYKNVQLLSQFVSPHTGRIYGRHITGLCNKKQKEITKAIKRAHVFGFMPVMYKNPSFLTDPKICNVKYPE, from the exons ATGGCGGCGCTCGCGGCGGCTGGGCGGCGGCTGGGCTGGTGGGCGCCTCCGCGGCGGCTCCCTGCTG CGCTGTTGTGGGGAAGGAGGTGCAGCTCCGGCCGGGAGGAGGTGTCGGCCCAAGCGGATCGG CCAATAGAAATGGAAAATCCCTATAAAGAGCCTCCTAGAAGATGTGTCTTATGTGGAATAAATGTAGACTACAAGAATGTGCAG cttctGTCACAGTTTGTTTCTCCGCATACTGGTCGCATTTATGGCAGGCACATAACAG GTTTGTGtaacaagaaacagaaagagatcACAAAAGCTATTAAAAGAGCTCATGTATTTG GATTTATGCCAGTAATGTATAAGAACCCATCATTTCTTACAGACCCCAAGATCTGTAATGTCAAGTATCCCGAGTAA